A genomic window from Oceanobacillus timonensis includes:
- a CDS encoding transporter substrate-binding domain-containing protein, whose translation MMKKTGYILFLGFLLLLTACGNEEEPSSDGATEPGVRQVVVAVPPTSKPLSWEEDGELQGYEPGVIRLVDEALDDYEFEMVGVADSAAEVGLDTGKYDMIAQGLFKTAEREDKYLVPEESNGFSLMRIYANNMGDNVRINSMEDLVGKDIYHPTPSGGVFNFLMTWNEENPDYHIDFTPSDAAFSYADILKQVEAGRFDVFIHPSNVGQNEIIENENLDIRETEPVDVTPTYFMFHQEKENVELVEEVNSVLKELKESGELSELSVEYFDEDIFEYE comes from the coding sequence ATGATGAAAAAAACAGGATATATCCTATTTTTGGGGTTTCTTTTGTTGTTAACTGCATGCGGAAATGAGGAGGAGCCATCCAGTGATGGCGCAACAGAGCCGGGAGTACGGCAAGTGGTTGTTGCTGTCCCGCCGACATCGAAGCCGTTAAGCTGGGAAGAAGATGGCGAACTGCAAGGATATGAACCCGGCGTGATCAGATTAGTAGATGAAGCGCTGGATGATTATGAATTTGAAATGGTTGGTGTTGCCGACAGTGCTGCAGAAGTAGGACTGGATACAGGGAAGTATGACATGATTGCCCAGGGGCTATTTAAAACAGCAGAACGGGAAGACAAGTATTTAGTTCCGGAAGAAAGCAATGGTTTTAGCCTTATGAGAATTTATGCAAATAACATGGGGGATAATGTCCGCATTAATAGCATGGAAGATTTAGTTGGCAAAGATATTTATCACCCGACTCCATCCGGTGGTGTATTCAATTTTTTGATGACTTGGAATGAAGAAAATCCAGATTATCATATTGATTTTACTCCGTCAGATGCTGCTTTTTCGTACGCAGATATCTTAAAGCAGGTAGAAGCCGGGAGATTCGATGTTTTTATTCATCCTTCCAATGTGGGTCAAAATGAAATTATAGAAAATGAAAACCTGGATATCCGGGAAACAGAGCCGGTAGACGTTACACCGACGTATTTTATGTTTCATCAAGAAAAGGAAAATGTGGAATTAGTGGAAGAAGTGAACAGCGTCTTAAAAGAATTGAAAGAGTCAGGCGAGCTTTCAGAGCTATCCGTAGAGTATTTTGATGAGGATATATTTGAGTATGAATAA
- a CDS encoding amino acid ABC transporter ATP-binding protein, which yields MLTVHNLKLSFGNHAVLKGIDLDVNKGDVVTFIGPSGTGKTSLLRCINYLEKPEDGEISIGDIKLDYKSIHKKDILQLRRKSAMVFQQFHLFKHKTVVENVMDAQIAVQKKKKKEAYDKSIEELKKVGLLDKKDVYPSQLSGGQQQRVSIARALALEPEVILFDEPTSALDPELVGEVLKVIETVAKIGMTILLVTHEMSFAQKISTKVVFMDKGNIVEEGPPSQIFEHSEHQRTREFLRSIYRDEEQTTETESGQ from the coding sequence ATGTTAACGGTTCATAATTTAAAGCTATCATTCGGAAATCATGCGGTTTTAAAAGGGATAGACTTAGATGTTAATAAAGGAGATGTCGTAACATTTATTGGTCCGAGCGGCACAGGGAAAACCTCTTTATTACGATGCATTAATTACTTAGAAAAACCGGAAGATGGCGAGATAAGCATTGGAGATATCAAACTGGATTACAAGTCGATTCATAAGAAAGATATTCTTCAACTGCGCAGAAAATCAGCAATGGTTTTTCAGCAGTTTCATTTATTTAAACATAAGACCGTTGTGGAAAATGTGATGGATGCACAAATAGCTGTTCAGAAAAAAAAGAAAAAAGAGGCTTATGACAAGAGTATAGAAGAATTAAAAAAAGTAGGTTTATTAGATAAAAAAGATGTATACCCTTCTCAACTATCCGGCGGTCAACAGCAGCGGGTCAGTATAGCTCGTGCCTTGGCTTTAGAGCCCGAGGTGATTTTATTTGACGAACCAACCTCCGCGCTTGATCCCGAGCTGGTCGGTGAAGTGTTGAAAGTGATTGAAACGGTAGCAAAAATCGGGATGACAATTTTGCTGGTAACGCATGAAATGAGCTTTGCGCAAAAGATCTCCACAAAGGTTGTTTTTATGGATAAAGGAAATATTGTCGAAGAAGGACCTCCTTCGCAAATTTTTGAACATTCCGAGCATCAGCGTACAAGAGAGTTCTTAAGGAGTATTTATCGTGATGAAGAGCAGACGACAGAAACAGAAAGTGGGCAATAA
- a CDS encoding (2Fe-2S)-binding protein, whose product MKDCIVCRCEGVYLSEIKEAINQGANAVPGVKMRTRVGMGPCQGRVCQPILNEIFASELGEDFKPHLQRAQTPVRPTLMKDM is encoded by the coding sequence GTGAAAGACTGTATTGTCTGTCGTTGTGAAGGTGTCTATTTATCGGAAATTAAAGAAGCGATCAACCAGGGAGCAAACGCTGTTCCCGGTGTGAAGATGCGTACCCGTGTCGGGATGGGGCCATGCCAGGGGCGTGTTTGTCAGCCAATCCTGAATGAGATTTTTGCTTCTGAATTAGGAGAAGACTTCAAACCACACCTGCAGCGTGCACAAACCCCTGTCCGTCCAACGTTAATGAAGGATATGTAG
- a CDS encoding amino acid ABC transporter permease — translation MLEILPEFLSLLHITVFIIIISAVLGLFFSVFVTIVRVKKIFILSRLMEMYISFARSVPIVLQLFLVYYAIPFLLSLIGINISDISAITATVVALTFYNAGYMSEVLRPAYLAVDRGQHEAADSLGYSPFKKLVRIIIPQVIPIALPGWGNAIVYLIHDTSLIFTIGVMDMMGYANTLISTTYGSNQIEIYLTIALIFWAICLTTDFIVRLLEKRMKRYGLDTFGS, via the coding sequence ATGTTAGAAATATTGCCCGAATTTTTAAGCCTTCTACATATAACTGTATTCATTATTATTATATCTGCCGTACTTGGATTATTTTTTAGTGTATTTGTAACGATCGTTCGAGTGAAAAAAATATTTATTCTTAGCCGGTTAATGGAAATGTATATTTCATTTGCCAGAAGCGTGCCTATTGTTCTGCAATTATTTCTTGTCTATTATGCTATACCATTTCTTTTGTCGTTAATTGGTATCAATATCAGTGATATAAGTGCCATCACAGCTACTGTGGTAGCTTTAACCTTTTATAATGCAGGATATATGTCTGAGGTATTGCGGCCGGCATATTTGGCTGTGGACCGTGGGCAGCATGAAGCGGCTGATAGTTTAGGATATTCCCCATTTAAGAAGCTTGTCAGAATTATTATTCCGCAAGTCATACCAATTGCGCTTCCTGGTTGGGGAAATGCGATTGTATATTTAATTCATGATACCTCGCTCATTTTTACAATTGGCGTCATGGATATGATGGGATATGCGAACACACTCATTTCTACGACGTATGGATCCAATCAGATTGAAATTTATTTAACGATTGCGCTTATCTTCTGGGCAATCTGCTTAACAACGGATTTTATTGTCCGCTTATTGGAAAAACGAATGAAGCGTTATGGACTGGATACTTTTGGATCGTGA
- a CDS encoding amino acid ABC transporter permease, producing the protein MFEFDVLVTDFFDILTVVPKTLGLAVIILVLSTLLGGVIALIQRLKVPVLTTLITVVKSFLRGTPMVIMLYLMYYALPAAIQFLLSLVGIEFNPYSLPPVIIVIVTFSVTLSAFQSEIIRGSFQSVSNGQIEAANSLGYSFSQSLRRVIIPQAFVEAVPDFINSYMVILKALSLAFLISVVDIFGQAKIIGAMSFRYLEAFAAAALMYWLICSLLTFLANKYEMRLRRGH; encoded by the coding sequence TTGTTTGAATTTGATGTACTTGTAACTGATTTTTTTGATATATTAACCGTGGTTCCTAAAACATTGGGTTTGGCAGTTATTATTCTGGTTTTATCAACGCTGCTTGGAGGAGTCATTGCACTGATTCAACGGTTGAAAGTTCCAGTACTTACCACACTGATCACTGTGGTGAAATCCTTTTTACGGGGTACACCGATGGTCATTATGCTCTATCTGATGTATTATGCGTTACCTGCTGCGATCCAGTTTCTTTTATCGCTGGTGGGAATAGAATTTAATCCATATAGCTTGCCTCCTGTCATCATCGTGATTGTGACGTTTTCGGTTACACTTTCCGCCTTTCAATCGGAAATTATACGAGGTTCTTTTCAGTCGGTAAGCAATGGACAGATAGAAGCTGCGAATTCACTGGGATATAGTTTTTCCCAGTCGTTAAGGCGTGTGATTATACCACAAGCATTTGTAGAAGCAGTGCCGGATTTTATCAATTCGTATATGGTTATTCTTAAGGCACTGTCTTTGGCATTCCTGATTAGTGTAGTAGATATCTTTGGGCAGGCAAAAATCATCGGTGCTATGAGTTTCCGTTACCTGGAAGCCTTCGCAGCGGCAGCATTAATGTATTGGCTTATCTGTTCGCTGCTTACTTTTCTGGCGAACAAGTACGAAATGCGCTTGCGAAGAGGGCATTGA